A region from the Branchiostoma lanceolatum isolate klBraLanc5 chromosome 2, klBraLanc5.hap2, whole genome shotgun sequence genome encodes:
- the LOC136428196 gene encoding atrial natriuretic peptide receptor 1-like — METGLGSVPFYIAVFCAVSLSFAEDFKLAVILPEDPQYLFSLPMVIPGIQIAIEKVENTTLYPHKVQLVYGDSRCSGKTGLVLAVDFYINERPHAFLGPACNFACAPVARLASHWNVPQLSAGAPALGFEDKITEYNLLTRTFVSYGKLGEFLVTLFRRYGWNDSAVIYNDDDQTKKTHYFMAEGIVAKFADAGINVYPKAILEDEGPNYEAILKDVSKHARIVVLCVSADAVRSILLQAYDMGFTSGEYAFFNVNLFPRDELGYDNWSRGDSRDGDAKKAYQALMVITMQAPNSSDYVAFSEKVKMMAERNHNYTHGPELVNAYVGAFHDAVILYSLALNETLANGEDPRDGTAITDRMRNQSFEGISGNVSIDGNGDRENDFSLLDMVDPATGRFEIVANYHHDPGNQQEFEDVSGVHIHWPGGTVPAGEPFCGFLNDNPACQPDDRLGTLAVVGISLSCLVVLVAILSYFSYRKWKLEVELTSMLWRVKWEDIVFNISSTSRRNSCLSLGSSRGSILRSPNSMKSTDGQHQIFTKVGYYKGNFIAVKVVSRKRVDLGRKTLLELKHMRDLQHDHVTRFVGACIDPPNVCILTEYCPKGSLQDILENDSIKLDWMFRYSLMHDITKGMAYIHDSEIHSHGSLKSSNCVVDSRFVLKVTDFGLHSLREEDSTRDRDSHAFYAGKLWTAPELVRIDVQVPCGTQRGDVYSFGIILQEICVRNGTFYVETEEEDLSPKDIIMKLKKEYFRPTITDNIPANVRTLMERCWAEDAADRPDFHTLKIYVKSLNRGNEGTNILDNLLSRMEQYANNLEGLVQERTEAFLNEKKRAEDLLYQILPKSVADQLKRGEPVSAEAFDSVTIYFSDIVGFTSLSADSTPMEVVTLLNDLYTCFDAVIDNFDVYKVETIGDAYMVVSGLPVRNGTSHVKEIARMSLALLREVRTFRVRHRNNCRMKLRIGIHTGPCAAGVVGLKMPRYCLFGDTVNTASRMESYGEAMKIHVSTPSKNLLDSFGTFQLEERGETHIKGKGMMRTYWLLGEKDPPKPIGVLINC, encoded by the exons ATGGAGACTGGACTTGGGTCAGTGCCGTTCTACATAGCTGTTTTCTGTGCTGTGTCGCTGTCGTTTGCAGAAGACTTCAAACTTGCAGTGATACTCCCAGAGGATCCGCAGTACCTGTTTTCACTACCGATGGTGATTCCTGGCATACAAATCGCCATAGAAAAGGTAGAGAACACCACGCTGTATCCCCATAAGGTACAATTAGTGTACGGGGATTCCCGGTGCTCCGGTAAGACAGGCCTCGTACTTGCCGTGGACTTCTACATAAACGAGCGGCCACACGCCTTTCTGGGCCCCGCCTGTAACTTTGCCTGTGCCCCGGTAGCCAGGCTGGCGTCCCATTGGAACGTACCGCAGCTATCGGCGGGGGCACCTGCGCTGGGCTTCGAAGATAAAATCACCGAGTACAACCTTTTAACACGGACGTTTGTCTCCTACGGTAAACTGGGGGAGTTCCTAGTCACCCTGTTCCGTCGTTATGGGTGGAACGATTCAGCTGTTATCTACAACGACGACGACCAGACCAAGAAAACACATTACTTCATGGCAGAAGGCATCGTTGCCAAGTTTGCCGATGCCGGCATCAATGTCTACCCAAAGGCGATTCTAGAAGATGAAGGGCCAAACTATGAAGCCATTCTGAAGGACGTGAGCAAGCACGCAAGAA TTGTGGTTCTGTGCGTGTCTGCCGACGCCGTTCGCAGTATCCTTCTCCAAGCGTACGACATGGGCTTCACATCGGGAGAGTACGCTTTCTTCAACGTCAACTTGTTCCCACGCGACGAGTTGGGATACGACAACTGGTCACGAGGGGACAGCAGGGATGGGGACGCAAAAAAAGCCTACCAG GCCCTGATGGTCATCACCATGCAAGCGCCCAACAGCTCAGACTATGTCGCCTTTTCGGAAAAGGTGAAGATGATGGCTGAGCGGAACCACAACTACACGCACGGACCGGAGTTG GTAAACGCTTACGTGGGTGCTTTTCATGACGCAGTGATCCTGTACTCTCTCGCCCTGAACGAGACTCTCGCAAACGGCGAGGACCCACGTGACGGTACAGCAATCACAGACAGGATGCGGAACCAATCATTTGAAG GGATATCTGGAAACGTGAGTATTGACGGCAATGGTGACCGGGAAAACGACTTCTCACTGTTAGACATGGTGGACCCAGCAACAGGCCGATTTGAG ATCGTAGCCAACTACCACCACGACCCTGGCAATCAGCAGGAGTTTGAAGACGTTTCGGGAGTTCACATCCACTGGCCGGGAGGGACTGTGCCTGCAGGGGAACCGTTTTGTGGCTTCTTGAACGACAACCCGGCCTGTCAGCCCGACG ACCGACTCGGCACGCTTGCTGTGGTGGGGATCTCTCTATCCTGCCTCGTGGTGTTGGTGGCTATTCTGTCCTACTTTTCCTACAG GAAATGGAAGCTGGAGGTAGAACTAACCAGCATGTTGTGGAGAGTGAAGTGGGAAGATATCGTGTTCAACATCAGCAGCACTAGTAGGAGAAACAGCTGCTTAAGCCTGGGCAGCTCACGG GGATCAATCTTAAGGTCGCCCAATTCTATGAAGTCGACAGACGGACAGCATCAGATATTCACCAAAGTCGGCTACTATAAA GGAAACTTCATCGCAGTGAAGGTTGTCTCCCGGAAAAGAGTTGACCTTGGCCGTAAGACTCTATTGGAACTGAAACAC ATGCGGGATCTACAACACGACCACGTGACGCGGTTTGTCGGTGCCTGTATCGACCCACCGAATGTCTGCATCCTGACAGAGTACTGCCCCAAGGGAAGTTTACAG GACATACTGGAGAATGATTCAATCAAGCTCGATTGGATGTTCCGGTACTCACTCATGCACGACATCACCAAG GGCATGGCGTATATCCACGACAGCGAAATCCACTCACACGGCTCCCTGAAGTCATCTAACTGCGTGGTAGACAGCCGATTCGTGCTGAAGGTCACCGACTTCGGCCTCCACTCCCTCCGGGAGGAAGACTCGACCAGGGACAGGGACTCTCACGCCTTTTACGCGG GTAAACTGTGGACGGCGCCCGAGCTGGTGCGGATAGACGTGCAGGTTCCCTGTGGAACACAGCGGGGGGACGTCTACAGCTTCGGCATCATCCTGCAGGAGATCTGCGTCAGGAACGGGACCTTCTACGTGGAGACCGAGGAGGAGGATCTCAGTCCGAAAG ACATCATCATGAAGCTGAAGAAGGAGTACTTCCGGCCGACGATCACCGACAACATCCCGGCGAACGTCCGGACCCTCATGGAGAGATGTTGGGCAGAGGACGCCGCGGACAGACCGGATTTTCACACCCTCAAAATATACGTCAAAAGTCTCAACAG GGGAAATGAGGGGACTAACATACTGGACAACCTGCTGTCCCGGATGGAACAATATGCCAACAACCTGGAGGGGCTGGTTCAGGAGAGGACGGAGGCGTTCCtgaatgaaaagaaaagggCGGAGGATCTTTTGTACCAGATTCTACCCAA GTCAGTGGCAGACCAACTGAAGAGAGGAGAGCCGGTCTCAGCCGAGGCGTTCGACAGCGTCACCATCTACTTCAGCGACATCGTGGGGTTCACCTCCCTCTCTGCCGACAGCACGCCtatggag GTCGTGACGCTGCTGAACGACCTCTACACGTGCTTTGACGCTGTGATCGACAATTTTGATGTCTACAAG GTTGAGACGATCGGCGATGCTTACATGGTGGTTTCGGGGTTGCCTGTCCGGAACGGTACCTCGCATGTTAAGGAAATCGCCCGGATGTCGCTGGCCTTGCTGAGGGAAGTTCGCACCTTCCGGGTCCGACATAGGAATAACTGTAGGATGAAGCTACGGATTGGGATCCATACAG GGCCTTGCGCCGCTGGAGTGGTCGGACTGAAGATGCCCAGATACTGCCTGTTCGGCGACACCGTCAACACAGCCTCGCGGATGGAGTCGTACGGAGAAG CCATGAAAATCCACGTTTCCACACCATCTAAGAACCTGCTGGACTCCTTCGGCACTTTCCAGTTGGAGGAACGCGGGGAGACGCACATAAAG GGTAAAGGCATGATGCGCACCTACTGGCTGCTAGGAGAGAAGGACCCGCCCAAACCGATAGGGGTCCTCATTAACTGTTGA